A genomic segment from Necator americanus strain Aroian chromosome III, whole genome shotgun sequence encodes:
- a CDS encoding hypothetical protein (NECATOR_CHRIII.G11429.T1): MAHSAKTLQLLLEKFSLYKEECNPNGSDEEMFEAYLTSTNLIKGSIKTIEQSRNSLQSLIDKLQMEYNDSKTKSNKKDLEKEIEEIESETKFTDIMARANEMIFMLEARATEAASQADKFARKLGIKLHRNQRIATHFEDANNRSSQTGSGKTATDQSNDETFSPDDAIWLSEDHSDTSREAIEEEFICRTLKPNQMKLPRFWGDEEEFPEFWAVYETLVHQNKVLSTVEKMLLLKDSLRGRAEMTIKGIQLIPQNYKWMVETIKKKYGNKPINRAKIVQKLIDLPCARNNAENCTYIFDKIRMLINQMVSAGQDIPNTQDAMWTERILEKFPYNIVKNVLISIQEMEDVKVENVMEQLEKEINAKKFVESRLKGRFKTENTEIKRNQTLHRSETRKNDRQCIFCDSSEHSAHNCRTVTDIQQKRNVVINSSRCWKCFSDQHKSNQCSRPNCPHCGRMHHQSLCFTRSSENVTNQQNRLRFGNDAATNNRRPPTGETRGNNAGLRNRTSNDVRQRDRTSNVRTENPIQSDSFVKVDSNDNTTKDQVVLMTAEANMWNNKTSQYERVLIFFDTGAQRTIINERTAEEFGLPRQKTEICTMSGIGGHTEKFKTFFVPLKISTVFGKEIYLTVQTKPVITNGFRSAYLLEQDKQFLQDNDICLSNPRLSGEHQNPQILIGLDYYYEFVMSSTRTKLPSGLYVARTLVGPTLHGRSTSAVNVTGEEITHSLTLVQEPSEADILQKIFELDGLGISTNEFSNDEKTFEYFEKYSKTISFKNSVITAPFPLKDNVIDISDNYAMAYRRLESLQRQLATNKEQRSWYSKIFNDYLKDSIIEEVHEPVKNTAGTYYMPHSGVWKPSKTKPLRIVFDASSKQRGKLSLNDIIHTGESFVNKIHDILIRSRISKFILTCDIEAAFTQIRIVNEHKDLCRFLWVKDISRMPTKDNIVVYRFNRLPFGVTASPSILNTAILAYLNAKNTPLSHEIARNIYVDNILLTAATEQEALKKYVESKNLFREIGMNLREYVSNSQTVNEGIHEKDRSPSGDIKFLGVKYNTETDQFNVKVNIPPKSSLTKRDVVSIINSVYDPIGVTAPLLIKLKSLMREIYDTGIKWNDYVNPVMTSRWNSICKDINGASISIPRSILTEVRNLHTSKTDLWIFCDASNLAISSCAFLRHNDTNEVTQLISGKSKLTPKKCRQTTPRLELLGIVIGMRLGKSILENLDHNIDHFNLVTDSEIALQWINSSRKLPAFIINQKDRVEKIKSQVESKGISVNFFHVPTHNNPADAGTRGLTSSQLGSHIWVRGPQWLAQEPCSWKLRSIDTLNGKEIMEEMETFQNPHVEESESNNDNANSMFVDLSRFSRFKTALRTVSRVAKVLHKWINRCNTTRLTSIATSSISRFDPDSLIECEEMRLSETLIIASFHRNVNMRKLQKRFPNQIIVKDENGIIRYKSRIRNANLPLDAKMPIYIDNDSDLARLIIIDLHCNNAHCGKDHVLSLARQKYWIPQPSRAIKKYLKDCTICKKWQGMPFGAPEMPPLPSDRVTISKPFQNVGCDFMGPFLSNRNERMFICLYTCLAIRAIHLEVVESLTTGAFLNSFIRFVSRRGVPLLMRTDCGSNFKLGQKIIEKLFESDETTGNSVMNHCASEGIKWIFNPPASPWMGGVWERLVGSVKRSFQKSVGRKKLSFEQMTTVVTRIEAIINTRPLTKLSATDLSEIPLRPIDFLQGNLKFSIPNSEISNFRNDPTFEPELIQTAAQAYEALASSENIATKFWEKWNTEYLTILRDSHRCQLNQKRHVSKIPQVGEIVLVEQELLPRGQWVYGKIEDLVRSADGMIRSAKILMPSRKILQRPVNKIYPLEIRSEPDNQKSVERSFEIMDNDIHIPTTTHRRNHLARISKSRALDVIREFETDLDRSMTPTSARSTVSCLITAMLSLFLINPANAQLNTSITCNEGIVFITPPRGQFELCFDHECKSFKNVTEEIRHTLPVSPLEKPVTVKIRFYLINEVITMIEKCERHEFCAASSTILSIALLGNPHCWPFGAILTVSIILCSIPAAMISMAWSICKCRKQRRRRTDVQVKCELSTFKPSPLIANTLVVITLFTLAFKSATLACQHGYTRHTTEMVCTSRGKCLFEFRQEILFNRIHSEICIQINHLNTTVGMIRMKNSGVKLNCSKLSLFFTRDTMHKFFRTTRCAQMGSCTQNYCNRMYPNSTIPELDMASKYPGYIACQETCGGIVCGCLLPMPACSFLRLAQVPKSKSVFEIVRCMEWTPTVQVDIEMTMYSRGKEKSIILTPYVTHKYDELSITAVSVQKPHFPLMDRRFAVSENEALMLPNDFSLPVECESYIQAKEEFSKCKNHMVCTCENLKAPRGCKCPLGSIRNLRKEITNVLPIRTPFTEIRLEDEDINAYTHQQETTIVLESSLMLNSAHYIIEQSCDITFEEIKGCYNCLEGAQVKVSCITRINAWATVQCESQVFSIECGPLNKSNIVYLEFSNALIQQKCQTSCNGREITFDLHGTLVYHPRSKRSQVYSEENSEENASEYFGKFDLPDLQPLLKVLKEHWKLALGTLAAAVVPSFPTNAVTTNGQLPTRLRQPNYKLTARQLKLTLGSTHLFSRNVLSFLLVVPFVLTFTLITLTPVDLRTGRAGTSNSFICPDRVPE; the protein is encoded by the exons ATGGCCCATAGCGCCAAAACCCTCCAGCTActtctggagaaattttcactctACAAAGAAGAGTGTAACCCAAATGGGTCAGATGAGGAGATGTTTGAGGCATATTTGACCTCAACCAACCTTATAAAAGGTAGTATAAAAACTATCGAACAGAGTAGAAACTCATTGCAGTCACTGATAGACAAACTGCAGATGGAATACAAtgattccaaaacaaaaagcaacaaaaaggacctcgaaaaagaaatcgaggaaattgaaagtgaaacaaaattcactgATATCATGGCAAgagcaaatgaaatgatattcATGCTAGAAGCAAGAGCCACAGAAGCAGCAAGTCAAGCTGATAAATTTGCAAGGAAGTTGGGAATAAAATTACATAGAAACCAACGAATAGCAACACATTTTGAAGATGCAAATAATCGATCGTCACAAACGGGAAGTGGCAAAACGGCAACAGATCAAAGCAATGACGAAACCTTCAGCCCAGATGACGCAATATGGCTGTCAGAGGATCATTCTGATACCAGCAGAGAGGCGATCGAAGAAGAGTTCATATGTAGAACCCTCAAACCAAATCAAATGAAACTTCCTAGGTTTTGGggagatgaagaagaatttccagaattctGGGCAGTCTATGAAACCTTGGTACACCAAAATAAAGTACTGAGTACAGTTGAGAAAATGCTTCTTCTCAAAGATAGTCTTCGAGGAAGAGCGGAAATGACCATCAAAGGGATACAATTAATTCCCCAGAATTATAAATGGATGGTTGAaactataaagaaaaaatatggtaaCAAACCTATAAATAGAGCAAAGATCGTACAAAAACTAATCGATCTTCCATGTGCGAGGAACAATGCCGAGAATTGCACATATATTTTTGACAAAATAAGAATGTTGATTAACCAAATGGTATCGGCGGGCCAGGATATACCCAATACACAAGATGCCATGTGGACAGAAAGAATATTAGAGAAGTTTCCGTACaatattgtgaaaaatgtCCTTATATCTATCCAAGAAATGGAAGATGTGAAAGTGGAAAACGTAATGGAGCAACTCGAAAAAGAGATCAACGCTAAAAAATTCGTTGAATCAAGATTAAAAGGTCGTTTTAAGACcgaaaacacagaaataaaaagaaaccaaaCTCTGCATAGGTcagagacaagaaaaaatgataggCAGTGTATTTTCTGTGACAGCTCTGAGCATTCTGCTCATAATTGCAGAACCGTAACAGATATCCAACAAAAGAGAAACGTTGTGATTAACTCCAGTCGCTGTTGGAAATGCTTCAGCGACCAGCACAAAAGTAATCAGTGTAGTAGACCAAACTGTCCCCACTGTGGAAGGATGCATCATCAAAGCTTATGTTTTACAAGATCATCCGAGAATGTAACAAATCAGCAAAATCGACTGCGCTTTGGCAACGATGCAGCAACAAACAACAGAAGACCCCCTACTGGCGAAACAAGAGGGAATAACGCCGGATTGCGCAATCGCACCTCCAATGACGTTCGTCAACGAGATCGAACTTCGAATGTACGTACTGAAAATCCAATTCAAAGCGATTCTTTCGTGAAAGTCGATTCTAACGACAATACCACAAAAGACCAAGTAGTGCTAATGACTGCTGAAGCAAATATGTGGAATAACAAAACAAGCCAATATGAGCGagttctcatattttttgatACTGGTGCGCAGAGAACTATAATAAACGAACGTACAGCAGAGGAATTTGGACTCCCAAGgcaaaaaacggaaatatGCACCATGTCTGGTATTGGTGGACATACTGAGAAATTTAAAACGTTCTTCGTTCCATTGAAAATCTCTacagtttttggaaaagagaTTTATCTAACGGTTCAAACAAAACCCGTGATAACTAACGGTTTTCGTTCTGCATATCTTTTAGAACAAGATAAACAGTTTCTTCAAGATAACGATATTTGTTTGTCCAATCCAAGATTGAGTGGTGAAcaccaaaatccacaaattctaATTGGATTAGATTACTACTACGAATTTGTTATGAGTAGCACTAGAACAAAACTACCGTCGGGACTATATGTTGCCAGAACATTAGTAGGTCCAACTCTTCATGGTCGCAGTACAAGTGCGGTAAATGTAACTGGCGAAGAAATTACCCATAGTCTTACGCTCGTTCAGGAGCCAAGTGAAGCAGATATACTTCAGAAGATTTTTGAATTGGATGGATTAGGAATTTCCAccaatgaattttcaaatgatgaaaaaacatttgagTATTTTGAAAAGTACTCGAAAACTATATCATTTAAAAACAGTGTTATAACTGCACCCTTTCCTCTTAAGGACAACGTAATCGATATATCCGACAATTATGCGATGGCATATCGTAGGCTCGAGTCCTTACAGAGACAGCTGGCCACCAACAAAGAGCAAAGGTCGTGGTACAGCAAAATATTCAATGATTACCTCAAAGATTCCATAATAGAAGAGGTACATGAACCAGTCAAAAACACGGCTGGCACCTATTATATGCCACACTCCGGAGTGTGGAAACCTTCAAAAACGAAACCTCTCAGAATCGTATTTGATGCATCCTCGAAACAAAGAGGTAAACTATCATTAAATGATATAATTCACACCGGTGAATCTTTCGTTAATAAAATTCATGATATCCTTATTCGCAGTCGAATTAGCAAGTTTATATTAACGTGCGATATCGAAGCTGCATTCACTCAGATCAGAATCGTAAACGAGCACAAAGACCTTTGTCGCTTTCTGTGGGTCAAAGACATCAGTCGCATGCCGACAAAGGACAACATAGTTGTTTACAGATTTAACCGTTTGCCATTCGGCGTTACCGCATCTCCGAGCATATTGAATACAGCAATTCTTGCTTACTTAAATGCAAAGAATACCCCACTTTCACATGAAATAGCAAGAAACATTTATGttgataatattttattgacaGCTGCAACTGAGCAGGAAGCTTTAAAGAAGTATGTCGAATCAAAAAATCTCTTCAGGGAAATTGGTATGAACCTACGAGAATATGTGTCAAATTCTCAGACAGTAAATGAAGGAATTCATGAGAAAGACAGATCACCTTCTGGTGATATCAAATTCTTAGGTGTTAAATATAACACAGAAACTGATCAGTTTAACGTGAAAGTAAATATTCCGCCGAAATCATCACTCACTAAGCGAGATGTGGTTAGTATAATAAATTCTGTTTACGATCCTATAGGTGTAACTGCACCATTGCTTATCAAGTTGAAATCGCTAATGCGAGAAATCTACGACACCGGAATTAAGTGGAATGACTATGTTAATCCAGTGATGACTAGTAGATGGAACTCCATCTGCAAAGATATTAATGGTGCAAGTATCAGCATCCCCAGGTCAATTCTCACAGAAGTGCGAAATCTTCACACTTCAAAAACAGACTTATGGATATTTTGTGATGCAAGCAATCTTGCTATATCAAGTTGCGCCTTCTTGCGGCATAATGACACTAACGAGGTCACGCAATTGATTAGCGGAAAGTCAAAGTTGACTCCCAAAAAATGCCGGCAAACAACTCCAAGGTTAGAATTGCTTGGAATAGTTATTGGAATGAGATTGGGAAAGAGTATCTTAGAAAATCTTGATCACAATATAGATCACTTCAATCTTGTCACTGATAGTGAAATTGCTCTACAATGGATTAATTCCTCTCGAAAGCTTCCAGCTTTCATAATCAATCAGAAAGACCgagttgaaaaaattaaatctcaGGTTGAGAGCAAAGGCATTTCCGTGAACTTTTTCCATGTTCCAACACACAACAATCCAGCAGATGCAGGGACGCGAGGTCTTACATCATCTCAACTCGGCTCACATATCTGGGTGAGAGGGCCACAATGGCTAGCTCAAGAGCCATGTAGCTGGAAACTACGCTCTATCGATACTTTGAacggaaaagaaattatggaggaaatggaaacatttcaaaatccCCACGTTGAAGAGTCTGagagtaataatgataatgcgAACTCAATGTTTGTAGATCTATCGAGATTTTCACGCTTCAAGACAGCGTTACGAACTGTATCTAGAGTTGCGAAAGTACTGCACAAATGGATCAATCGATGTAATACTACCAGATTGACATCAATTGCAACATCTTCAATCTCGCGCTTTGACCCGGACTCGCTAATTGAATGCGAAGAGATGCGCTTAAGTGAGACATTAATCATAGCATCATTTCATAGGAATGTCAATAtgagaaaactgcaaaaacggTTTCCGAACCAAATAATCGTaaaggatgaaaatggaaTCATAAGATACAAATCAAGAATTCGAAATGCAAATCTACCTTTAGATGCAAAAATGCCTATCTATATCGATAATGACTCTGACCTTGCTAGACTCATTATTATAGACTTGCATTGCAACAATGCTCACTGTGGCAAAGATCACGTACTGTCTCTGGCTAGACAGAAATATTGGATTCCGCAGCCATCACGAGCAATTAAGAAGTACCTAAAAGATTGTACTATTTGTAAGAAATGGCAAGGCATGCCTTTTGGAGCTCCAGAGATGCCACCACTACCATCAGATAGGGTGACAATAAGCAAACCGTTTCAAAACGTAGGATGTGATTTCATGGGACCATTCCTATCCAACAGGAATGAAAGGATGTTTATATGTCTCTACACCTGCCTTGCAATCAGAGCAATCCATTTAGAAGTGGTAGAAAGCCTCACCACAGGGGCGTTTCTCAATAGTTTTATTCGATTTGTATCGCGCAGAGGTGTACCTCTTTTAATGAGAACAGACTGtggatcaaatttcaaacttggtcagaaaataattgaaaagttgttcgaaagtGATGAAACAACAGGGAATTCAGTAATGAATCACTGTGCCTCGGAAGGCATTAAATGGATTTTTAACCCACCAGCATCTCCATGGATGGGTGGTGTGTGGGAAAGGCTTGTTGGATCTGTGAAAAGAAGTTTCCAAAAGTCAgttggaagaaagaaactttCATTTGAACAGATGACTACTGTAGTCACTCGTATAGAGGCAATTATAAATACACGTCCACTCACAAAACTCTCAGCAACTGATCTTTCTGAAATTCCACTCAGACCTAttgattttctacaaggaaatttaaaattctcaATTCCAAACTCTGAAATATCCAACTTCAGAAACGATCCTACGTTTGAGCCAGAGTTGATACAGACAGCTGCTCAAGCTTACGAAGCGCTTGCATCTTCAGAAAACATTGCAACAAAGTTCTGGGAGAAATGGAACACTGAATATCTCACTATTTTACGTGACAGCCATAGATGTCAACTGAATCAGAAACGTCATGTGAGTAAAATCCCACAGGTCGGCGAAATTGTTTTGGTCGAACAGGAATTACTGCCCAGAGGACAATGGGTATACGGTAAAATAGAAGATTTAGTTCGAAGCGCAGACGGCATGATAAGGTCCGCTAAAATTCTAATGCCTAGCcgcaaaattttgcagagaCCAGTTAATAAAATATACCCTCTAGAAATTCGTTCAGAGCCAGACAATCAAAAATCGGTTGAACGAAGCTTTGAGATCATGGATAACGACATCCATATCCCAACAACAACTCATCGTAGAAATCATCTAGCCAGAATCTCCAAATCTCGCGCTTTAGACGTCATTCGAGAATTTGAAACAGACCTCGACAGATCGATGACCCCTACGTCTGCTCGATCAACAGTATCCTGCCTAATAACGGCAATGTTATCCTTGTTTCTAATCAACCCTGCTAATGCGCAACTAAACACCAGTATTACTTGTAACGAAGGTATCGTGTTTATAACACCTCCTAGAGGACAATTCGAGTTGTGTTTTGATCATGAATGCAAGTCATTCAAAAATGTTACGGAAGAAATTAGGCATACTCTTCCTGTCTCACCATTGGAGAAGCCTGTAACGGTAAAAATACGTTTCTATTTGATAAACGAAGTAATAACAATGATCGAAAAATGTGAGCGTCACGAATTTTGCGCAGCATCTTCAACAATCTTGAGTATAGCACTCTTAGGAAATCCACATTGTTGGCCATTTGGCGCCATCCTTACTGTATCCATAATCTTGTGCTCTATTCCCGCAGCAATGATTAGTATGGCGTGGTCCATATGCAAATGCCGAAAACAAAGGCGGAGAAGAACTGATGTACAAGTTAAGTGCGAACTGAGTACGTTCAAACCTTCTCCTCTAATTGCAAACACTTTAGTAGTAATCACTTTGTTCACTTTAGCATTCAAAAGTGCTACACTCGCTTGTCAACATGGTTACACAAGGCACACCACAGAAATGGTGTGCACGTCAAGAGGCAAATGTCTATTCGAGTTTAGACAAGAAATACTCTTTAACAGAATTCATTCAGAAATCTGTATTCAAATCAACCACTTAAATACTACAGTGGGTAtgataagaatgaaaaacagcGGCGTAAAACTCAATTGCAGCAAACTTTCACTCTTCTTCACAAGAGACACGATGCACAAGTTTTTTCGCACCACGAGATGTGCTCAGATGGGATCCTGCACACAAAATTATTGTAATAGAATGTACCCGAATAGTACTATTCCAGAATTAGATATGGCCTCAAAGTATCCAGGATACATTGCATGTCAAGAAACATGCGGCGGTATTGTCTGTGGATGTCTTCTCCCAATGCCAGCATGCTCATTCTTGCGTCTGGCGCAAGTACCAAAAAGTAAGTCAGTGTTTGAAATAGTGCGCTGCATGGAGTGGACGCCAACTGTGCAGGTTGACATTGAAATGACGATGTATagcagaggaaaagaaaaatcgataatccTAACACCCTATGTCACTCACAAGTACGATGAGCTATCCATTACCGCAGTTTCAGTTCAAAAACCACATTTTCCTCTAATGGACAGAAGATTCGCTGTTTCCGAAAACGAGGCACTAATGTTGCCAAATGATTTTAGTCTCCCTGTGGAATGCGAGTCATATATCCAAgcgaaagaagaattttcaaaatgcaaaaatcacaTGGTTTGTACCTGTGAAAATCTAAAGGCTCCTAGAGGATGCAAATGCCCACTAGGTTCTATTAGGAACCTGCGTAAAGAGATCACAAATGTACTTCCCATCAGAACACCATTCACAGAAATAAGGTTAGAAGATGAAGATATCAACGCCTATACTCACCAACAGGAAACCACTATTGTTCTTGAATCAAGCCTTATGTTGAACAGCGCGCATTACATCATAGAACAATCCTGTGAtataacatttgaagaaataaaaggctGTTATAACTGCCTTGAAGGAGCACAAGTTAAAGTCTCGTGCATTACTCGTATTAATGCCTGGGCAACTGTCCAGTGCGAATCTCAAGTGTTCTCCATCGAATGTGGGCCATTGAACAAATCCAATATAGTATACCTGGAGTTTAGTAACGCTCTGATACAGCAAAAGTGCCAAACGTCCTGCAATGGGCGTGAGATCACATTTGATCTACATGGAACACTTGTGTACCATCCCAGAAGTAAACGAAGTCAGGTTTATTCCGAAGAAAATAGTGAAGAAAACGCAAGCGAGtactttggaaaatttgatcTACCTGATCTTCAGCCACTCCTGAAAGTGCTTAAAGAACACTGGAAATTGGCCCTTGGAACGCTAG CAGCCGCGGTCGTCCCGTCGTTCCCTACAAACGCCGTCACAACTAATGGTCAACTCCCTACTCGTCTCCGCCAACCCAACTACAAGCTCACCGCTCGTCAACTCAAGCTTACGCTGGGTTCGACACACCTTTTCTCTCGTAATGTATTGAG ttttcttctcgttgttccatttgttcttacattcaccttgatcaccttgactcccgttgatcttcgaactggtcgagcagGCACcagtaattctttcatttgtcccgatcgcgtgccagagtag
- a CDS encoding hypothetical protein (NECATOR_CHRIII.G11429.T3), which translates to MEDFLDEVDTTPAFAPISAAIRALAHRLEASQDNILRQLNVIESACLELLKRSEPRSPCAFCTLEQNRDMHHSARCSRFPDAVARTLQAARLALCERCLKEKHGRDDCGVNCVHCGLPHNTLLCSSRGRPVVPYKRRHN; encoded by the coding sequence ATGGAAGACTTTCTCGACGAAGTGGACACGACACCCGCCTTTGCCCCTATTTCTGCCGCAATTCGTGCGCTTGCTCACCGCCTAGAAGCTAGTCAGGACAATATTCTCCGTCAGCTAAACGTAATTGAATCTGCCTGCTTAGAACTTCTTAAGCGCTCGGAGCCACGATCTCCATGTGCCTTTTGCACACTGGAACAAAACCGCGACATGCATCACAGTGCTAGATGCAGCAGATTCCCAGACGCTGTCGCCAGAACTCTGCAGGCAGCCAGACTTGCTCTATGCGAGCGCTGCCTCAAAGAGAAACATGGCAGAGACGACTGCGGTGTCAATTGCGTGCATTGCGGGTTACCGCATAACACGCTTTTGTGCAGCAGCCGCGGTCGTCCCGTCGTTCCCTACAAACGCCGTCACAACTAA
- a CDS encoding hypothetical protein (NECATOR_CHRIII.G11431.T1), with the protein MDNIDEEYERLVEHLHDYANKAESSKTTKRRLSLETLELIRQRGAARAAGNQELTSELARLLRREAGKNIRYARRDFASRKTRMSALRNPKGTTIALRRVMEKIIYDFYSDLFHLPPHHLSEDGHVIPGVLPSEIRHVIRTPEKPSATIHQHPGEALYTLPLQMQGSEVHECKVPKQWKISKTVFLYKKGDSHDIGNYRPIYLLSVIYRLFTRVILNKIEKVLDEGQPCEQAGFRKGFSTIDHIHTVSKLIEVSREYRMPLCLTFIDLKKAFDSVETEAVVEALDNQGVPTQYIKVLRELYSNFTTGISPFYKNIIIDVKRGVRQGDIISPKIFTVTLENAMRKLEWDDMGAKVDGRQLHHLRFADDIVLITPSISQAERILTEFDETCGCIGLQLNLQKTMFMRNGWVSDAPFALNGTNISECTYYVYLGRELNMMTPSWAGGEERLGERIRATRM; encoded by the exons atggacaacatcgacgaagaATATGagcggctcgttgaacaccttcacgactacGCGAACaaggctgagagttctaaaaccaccaagagacgcttgtctcttgaaactcttgagctgatacgccaacgtggagcagcacgagctgcagggaaccaagaactcacgtccgagctcgcaaggcttttgCGGAGAg aggcggggaaaaacatccgctatgcccgccgagacttcgccagtcgcaagacgaggatgagtgctctccggaacccgaagggaacaaccattgcattgAGAAGggtgatggagaaaatcatctacgacttctactctgatctcttccacttgcctcctcaccatctgagcgaagacggacatgtcattccaggggttctcccgtccgaaatacgacatgttatcag aacacctgaaaaaCCTTCCGCCACTATTCATCAACatcctggcgaggctctttacacgttacctttGCAAATGCAAGGTTCTGAAGTTCacgaatgcaaggttcctaaacagtggaagatcagcaagaccgtgttttTGTACAAAAAGGGAGActcacatgacatcggcaactatcgcccaatctacTTGCTATCCGTCATCTACaggctctttacaagagtgatccttaataagATTGAGAAAgtattggatgaaggacagccatgcgagcaagcagggtttcgaaaaggattcagcacgattgaccacattcacactgtttcaaaactcatcgaggtatcacgagagtacaggatgccgctctgtctcaccttcatcgacttaaagaaggccttcgactcagttgagacggaagcggtcgtagaagcattggacaaccaaggcgtccccactcagtatataaaggtacttcgagagttgtacagtaacttcacgaccggaatttcgccattctacaagaatatcatcattgacgtgaagaggggggtccgacagggtgatataatctcacccaaaatattcacagtcaccctcgagaacgcaatgcgaaagttggaatgggacgacatgggagcgAAGGTcgacggtcggcagctacaccatttgcgcttcgctgatgacatcgtactgataacacccagcatcagccaagcggaacgaatactgaccgaattcgacgaaacctgtggatgcatcggtcttcagctgaacctacaaaagacgatgttcatgcggaacgggtgggtctcggatgccccattcgctctcaacggaacgaacatatccgaatgcacctactacgtttatctgggtcgggaattgaacatgatgaccccgagctgggcaggaggagaagagcggcttggggagcgtataagagcaacgaggatgtag
- a CDS encoding hypothetical protein (NECATOR_CHRIII.G11430.T1), whose product MQGSEVHECKVPKQWKISKTVFLYKKGDSHDIGNYRPIYLLSVIYRLFTRVILNKIEKVLDEGQPCEQAGFRKGFSTIDHIHTVSKLIEVSREYRMPLCLTFIDLKKAFDSVETEAVVEALDNQGVPTQYIKVLRELYSNFTTGISPFYKNIIIDVKRGVRQGDIISPKIFTVTLENAMRKLEWDDMGAKVDGRQLHHLRFADDIVLITPSISQAERILTEFDETCGCIGLQLNLQKTMFMRNGWVSDAPFALNGTNISECTYYVYLGRELNMMTPSWAGGEERLGERIRATRM is encoded by the coding sequence ATGCAAGGTTCTGAAGTTCacgaatgcaaggttcctaaacagtggaagatcagcaagaccgtgttttTGTACAAAAAGGGAGActcacatgacatcggcaactatcgcccaatctacTTGCTATCCGTCATCTACaggctctttacaagagtgatccttaataagATTGAGAAAgtattggatgaaggacagccatgcgagcaagcagggtttcgaaaaggattcagcacgattgaccacattcacactgtttcaaaactcatcgaggtatcacgagagtacaggatgccgctctgtctcaccttcatcgacttaaagaaggccttcgactcagttgagacggaagcggtcgtagaagcattggacaaccaaggcgtccccactcagtatataaaggtacttcgagagttgtacagtaacttcacgaccggaatttcgccattctacaagaatatcatcattgacgtgaagaggggggtccgacagggtgatataatctcacccaaaatattcacagtcaccctcgagaacgcaatgcgaaagttggaatgggacgacatgggagcgAAGGTcgacggtcggcagctacaccatttgcgcttcgctgatgacatcgtactgataacacccagcatcagccaagcggaacgaatactgaccgaattcgacgaaacctgtggatgcatcggtcttcagctgaacctacaaaagacgatgttcatgcggaacgggtgggtctcggatgccccattcgctctcaacggaacgaacatatccgaatgcacctactacgtttatctgggtcgggaattgaacatgatgaccccgagctgggcaggaggagaagagcggcttggggagcgtataagagcaacgaggatgtag